The stretch of DNA GAAATCATTAGTATCCAATTTCTTTTGCTTTGTGAAACTTAATTTTCCCCcttgaggaaaaaaaaaagacttttctTTTCTCATCAATTTTACTTGCTATTTACCAATCTGTCATTGCAAACTGAACCTGATGAGAGGCCGGAATGCATTTTTCACTATATTTGCTTATCCAAAAAAAAACATGCAAAATTTTTGTGCATGCACAAATGGGTATAATGACTGTTGGagctttggggggggggggggggggggtcgggGTCAACAAGTTGGTAAAAAATACTGGCTACTCAAAACTGAATTTATGCTGTCAACAAGGGAGTCGAGGTCAACAAGTTGGTAAAAAATACTGGCTACTCAAAACTGAATTTATGCTGTCAACAAGTTGGCATTTATCACATTTGGCTGCATAGCCATTTCCATAATATGATATTTTCTATCTTGATCTACATCATCTTTTGGGTACATCCTCAAATTCTGAAGTGTATTCTCAGTCATATCTTTGACAACTTCACAAAGATGAGACGACATTCTCGGTTATTTCTCTTGATGGTTATAGGCTTATAGCTACATCATGAGGCTCGGGAAGCAGGTAGCATCAATCTCCAACAGAAACCACTACCAGCACATAAGTTGCCCTTGTTTTCTTTTTCCAAACAAAGAATGATACATCTAACCCTTTTAATACTCTGGCTGCCATATACAGTTTGTTTTGAGTAAATTACACTTTTGGCAAGAATCATATCAAGGTTATGTACTATAATTTTCACAAGGGACCCAACTTTGAAGAGGCTTCCCAACATTTTCAACATGGTGCGAGCCTGTAAGCTGGTATTCTCGTTTGTGCTAGTAGTAGTGTGCCGAGCGATGAAGCAAGAGAGCAACTACATAAGACTTATTTTTTCTGGAAAGTTACCAAAAGAAAAAATGCTACGCAACGACTGATAACACCAAGAAGGAGGAGTGATATTAAGGAAGGATACCAATGATCAAGTGCATAGCCCTTTTGCTTTAGTGCACCACATCTTGTGATCAGCCACACTCCAGAGTACCTAAAATCCGCGAAAACAAAAAGCaagaggaaaaaaaagaaagaaattaaaatcTTCCCTGGAATGAATAGATCAACATATGGAGACTTGTTAAATGCCTGATATCAGGTGCATATTGCTGATGATTTACTAATACTCTAACTTTCAGCTAGTATTAGTTAGCAAGGTAGTTAAAATGCAAGAAAAAGTTAGGTATAATGGGATTATGGGAGAAGGATACAGCAAACCTTTTAGCATTTGCAATTATAAATGCTTCCATAGCCCACTTTGTATAGCAATAATCTCCTATTTTCCCCATTATTGAGCTACTGTCCTGCCTTGCAACTAGGGTCAAAACAACTGGTAGCAACACCGACAACTGAAACACAAATTAGCTTGTTAGTAAAGAATCATGGCAATATAGGATAATGGCATAGAGATGAAATGTATTTCACAATCAAAGTTCCAATAGTACACACCAGTTGAGCTTGACCAGGGTTGAAGTAGATGGCAAGTGCATACGCTATCCCAGTAACACAATATACAACACAAAGCAAGACGATATAATTATCCAAAATCGAAGATCTTGGATTATTGAAGAAGTAGAACATTGATAGATAAACTGCAGGCTTTATGGTTGTGCTGATATGGTCAATGGTATCCTTAGCCATAAAGTATGCCAAACTGCTCATGCCACATGCACTCTCTCTCCAGTAGTGTAATTTATCTAGAGAAAATGATCTCAATGCCGAAATTTTGGTGAGAAGAGCTGGAAAAAAATTTAGGAAGATTAGAACTAAGGGAAAGTAAAAAGTTAATGAAGATATATGAGAACTGCCAATAataaaattttcatataaaaaccaTCAAACGATAAGGTATCAAAATCCATTTTTTCTGACACCTCGACAGTTTTCTATACAGTAAATGCCACTGTTTCAAGGTAAAATTCACCATGCCAAATCCATGATTCAAATTCTCGATCTAAACTTTAAACCTACATTTCCAAGAGAATTTCTGGGCTGGGTGTGAAAAATGTTGTAACTTCTCTTTTACTCTCTAACTTCTGCAATCTGTTGTACTATCTCCTTTTCTGAGATGCTTTGTTTATTTGAGATTTATTATTTCTTACTACAGGTAAGCAATAAAGAATGGTTATTAACAGTAAGGAGGTTCAAAAACAAAAACTGCaattaatttctttatttaacTTTAAAACACTTTGTCAGTTCATGGCAGAAAGTTTTACACTACACATGCACAGTATGCTAATCTTAGATCAGCGAACCTCATTATCTGTAAAAAGATTTACAAAATGATGAACTGCATGAAATAAATCATGATTTTATTTTAGCACGTTTCGGGAACAGAGTTCAAAATATGATTAAGTTTGCAAATGAAAAATAATCAACTGCCTTTAAGTAATTAATTCTCCTTAATAAAGATGAAAAAACTTTAAGTATATACACTGTTCCAAGGTTTTGAACTTACGAACTGCAATGACGGTGTAAAGGTACCCCATAGTTCCGAAGGTTTCATCGCTCACTTCAGCAAGTGTTCCCAAACAGATTCCAGCAAGTAATAGAATAAGAAAATCAACTGCTTGCATCCTGGCTTCTCGCAATCGCTGCTTGCCGACTCTGACAGTATGCAGTATCATAGATGTCAATGTCAGAACAAATGCAAACTCAAAACATTTGTACATCACATAAACGAACTGGTACACGTATTTGAATATAGGACAGAAAGCACAAGATAAACAAACACAAGCACACAGACATCTTAAACAATAATTAGACGGTATACGACGGAAAAAGAGAGAAACttataaatacatacatacatacacacacacacacatgcatCTTGAATGATAATTAGAAGTTATACAACTGAAAAGGAGAGAAATTTATCATTACCTTCCAAGGAAATACTTATATTGGAACAATATGCCAGGGGTTTTCCGATTGGACAAGTCCTTCCATGCCAAAAAGTTGTATCGCATGCGGTCTTTCTTTTGTTCAACGTTGGATTTGACCTCTGACCACAGGTCTCCCGTAAAAGATTGATCGGAGGTAGCAGTTGCAGGACTTGCTCCATCAGCTGAATTTTCTCCAACCGAAGATGCTCTTGAACCAGAAGAATCTAGCATGTCTGGTGGTACGGGGTAACCATTATGAAGCATCCATCTGAGAGGAAGATCTTTATAGTTCACTGCTGTGCTCGGAAGTTTAACAATTCCTTCTAAAATGTCGATGAAGTGATCAGGAGGGTTAACACGATCAGGTACAATTATTCCAATGCCTGCAAAGTACTCTTCAACTGTTTTCACTGGTCCATGATATACTGTAAGGCCACCCTTGGCGAGAAGTATCAAATCGTCAAACATCCTGAACAAAGTATAGCTGCAAAAGGAAGTGATTACTGAGATAGGGATGGTAAGGTCCGGTTGGAAAATATATATGTTTCCTTAATTTATTACATAGAACCAAAAGGAAACTTTGTCAAACCATCCCAGTTGTGGTGGTTTTCTTCCATGCCGGTTTGGTTTAGCTAATCATTGGTACAATTCTTTCTTCTGAAAATCCTCTCCTAAGGTTCGAATTTGATTCACAAGTTTCGTCAACTTGTTTGAGTAATTTTTTTAGACCCTCAGTTTTCTCCATTCGTAAGTTCTCTACTTGCCTCTTTAGGTAATGGTATTCATATTTGTCTTTTCTGACTCttgatatatattaaataataaacagAATTAATTGACTAGATAAGGTTTTTAGTATGAGCTTCCTAAAAACTTAATTGATGAGATAACATTTTTGGAAGACCAACAGTAGCAAAAATGGTGAAGCATAAAAATATTCACGGCCTTCAGAATGATTTAGCATTTTTTTCAAAAGCTTGcttatcaaaataataataataacaaaatatattttccaCAGGCTTGAATAACTATTTCAGCGTTTAGTTACACATTTAAGAAGACAGATCCAACTCGCTGAAATGTAGAACCCCCAAGAGCCACTAGTTGCAGCGTTAGTTACACATTTAAGAAGGCATATCCAACTCGCTGAAATGTAGAACCCCCAAGAGCCACTAGTTGCAGCTTAGCTTAAGAACTATATGAATATCACACTTCACTAGCTACATGTTGGCCCAATTAGTCCATAAGAACATCGAGCATTTAATTTGATTTTCATCACTGTAGTTCAGAATTAAAGTAATTTGGAAGCCATCATTATGCTGGAAGAAAAACTACTTAAATTTATATGGATATAATTCCACATGTTTTATGATTGCAATTCGTTCAATGAGTGTGAGGCGATAAACACAAAGATACTGCAATAGATAAAAGTCAATATGATAACCACCAGGGAATGCGGAAGAATAGAGTAAGACCAAAGAGTTGAGACTATCATTCGCAACATCACCTTGGTTGGTGCACCACCATGCATATATTAACTCCTTCAAGAGCTTCACGACGGAGTGCTCTAAGCAACAATTGAGATGAAGAGCTATCCAAACCAGAAGTGGGTTCATCTAAGATTAATAAAGAAGGTTCCATAACCATTTCCAGCCCAACATTTACTCTCTTCCTTTGACCCCCAGAGATGCCTCGCTTCTCCACTGTCCCCACAAGAGAATCTCTCACGGGCTGCAATCCCAAGGACTCTATCACTCTTTCAACAACTAAAACCTTTTCTGGTTTAGGCAAATCAGCTGCCAATCTGGAAGAGTGATTCAATAAAGAAGAGCAGTCAAGCGCCAGATGAATATAGTATCAAAAACAGCAATGCTAAAAGTAAAAGCAGTAGCGAAAAGCAAAACTAACTTCCTTTTGGATAATATAAGCTGGTCATATCTCTGCCTAGTTTGTGTTTAACAACAATAGAAGGGACATAGAATTCTCACAATAATACTTTGAAATGTTATATGAATGCATAGATTCAGACTAACAGAAGTATGACAGAATACCTGCACCGAGCACTAAACCAAAGATTCTCCTCCACTGTTAAATTTCCGTGTACTATGTCATCTTGAGGTACAAAGCCAATAATTTTCTTGTATGACTGCATTGGTTCGGGCTTCCCATTTATGAGAATCACACCAGTCGTGGTACACCCAGCAGCCTTACCAGTCAATGCAGACAGAAACGTTGTCTTCCCAGCACCTGATGGACCCATAACAGCAGAAACACGGCCAGGTGATAATTTCCCTGTTACGCACCTCAATAAATGCTTGTTTTTCCCCTTCAAAGTAAGTGTCAAATCTTTGAAACACACCTCAATGGGAGGTCTAGTTCTAATCTCAATCTCACTTGCCATTGAGATTACACCAGAAAAGGTCAAATTCTTATTCTGCTCCTGCAGAGCTTTTTCTTTCTCAATTTGACCATATGCATATTTAAATATTTGACTCTTGGTATGCAACTGTTTAGCCTTAGGCTTTTTCATATTTTTGTCCACAACCTGCTCAGGCGTTTGCATATTTTTGTCCCCAATCTCAATATTGAAACCGTCATGACTATCAGGATTTTCTTCAAGCTCTTGAACCATCTTTGTGAGGTTGGTTTGCTTTTTAGCTTTGGCATGAGACATACCTAAGGGCAATGGGGGTAAGGCAGCTTCTGAACGAGACCTAGCGTGACTGGGGGCCTTATGCGGGTCCTGTTGACTTACAAATTTTTTTCGGGAGAATGTCCTTGACAATTGAGATTGTAGACCAGTTGCATGCTTGCGAGCAATCTCTTTAGCAGATTTCCATTTCTCACGTGCCTGTACGGTCTCCCTTGCACTTTTTGCTGCACGTTCCCTGGACTTTGCTTGTTTTTTCTCTCTGCTGCTCAGCACTTGGCCAGAACAGTTGTATATAATGAGAAGTATAAGTGTGATTGCACCCTATTAGAAATGGAGAGGCCAGTTACATGTCGCAACCTGTGTGAAATCTAAATCTTATCTCAACTAGGTAATAAAATAAGCATGTTCGAGGCTGAAGCATGACTAGTTTACAGAAGTCATATCTATTAGATAATTAATGCCTCTGAAACACAAAAAACTCAGGACAGATGGAAGTCTTTGCAGATTAAAGGAGACTTGGAAACTGATTACTTAAGAACATGTCATAGTTCAATTAACATATTCATAGAACTTTCACATTTTGAATCTCTAACAGATATCCACTGCAAACATACACATATTTCAGCAAATGCAGCATGGATCTCATTATTACAATGAAACATGAATATCGAATTTGACGTTCATTTTTGATAATTAGTGATGTACAGACTCTTCAGAGATAAAAATTTTGAATTCCTAACGAATTACCGAGGAACCAAAAGCATTTGTTCCCGTCTAATGTATCCATTTGGAACTCCGAGAAATGAAGTTAATTAAATTAGAGAACTTCAAATGAAAAAGAAGAAGCAAGTTATCAGAGAAGCTTTTTGGTTAGTTGCGAGTTGTGACTTGTTACAGATGAAATCCGAAGAAAAGGAAATGTAAGATGTTATATCTTGTGTGATCTGTCCTTATTTTGGGTTCAGCTGCATTATTTATGCAGCCATTACTCCACTATCGTTAAGAAACGAGGAGTAGAAGCTACGTCAAGATGAATCCCTCCCGTTTCCTCCTCCTTTGGTATGGAAATAGCGGGCATTAGCTGAAAGCAGATCTTTTCTTTTGCTGGTTCTATTCTGTTCTTTTTGGCATGCATTTCTCACTTTCCTTctcccatttcaagcctaaaaaaTTAAGACATGCATGGCCATACTAACTAACAACCCAAGAGCATTATTTCAAAAGTAGAAATTTTTACAGATAATTAATATTTCTACAGCCTAGGAGTGAGGAGACGACTTACAAAAAACATAATACCATAAGCTGTGATATTTTGATTTGCTGTCTGTGATTCACAAATAGCCAATTTATAGCAGCCTGCATGTCCATAATAATGATGATGGCAATGTTCAGACCAGAAAATATTTTGACAAATAGAAATTGAGAAGTACATGCAATGAGTTCTTACTTAATATAACTTTTCATCTTGTGGTATTATCTTCAAGTTACAAGTAACACATACTCTGTAGCATGACAACTACAAGATGTCTCATCTCAGCAAAACGAATTCAAAGAAATCTTTCTCTTAGTAGAGAAGAACATCAGGCACATCCCACCACCAAAATAATAATCTTGGTAAGGTGGATGTCCAGTATGCACATATCTTGATATGTCCTGCTAATTTCTAGCAAAAGTTATTGGATATCCATCTTATATATTTTAACAGTACTAGTAGCCTAGGCAAAAAAGATAATAGGACATGACAGCATGCCGAATTTGCGTCCTAGTATTCTCTTTTGGATTTCACTTTGAATTGTAAGCTGCTAAGACACTCTGCGGAGATTTTTGTGCGTGTCtgtgtttttctttttccttttgtagtttgCTTTAGAAGTATGGTACAAGTTAGACAACAGAACCAAAGAGGAATTTTTACTAGTACTATATATCTGGAATGATCGAAGTTCAGCCATGATTAAAATTTTATTGAAAAGTCAAGAATAAGAAATAAAGCAACACAGAACGCGGTACAGAGAAAAAACAGACTGTCACATGAGATGAGGACTTACTTGCTTGAGATGTAGAACCAGCTCTACAATAATGGCTGAAAAAAAGGTAAACAGACAGTATGATAAGTGAATGGATTAACATGAGCTTCTAATATGAGCAAAAAAATCCACC from Nicotiana tomentosiformis chromosome 11, ASM39032v3, whole genome shotgun sequence encodes:
- the LOC104085893 gene encoding ABC transporter G family member 28-like, with translation MKMRRQKWQKYNALLAKFLLCIISTNHIATAQQTGNSGSAQLLTQVLYSSFSNFTSLFDPGVTKELGFCIEDVDAEWNAAFNFTDNTDFLTACIRQTKGDVIKRLCTAAEVKFYSQLLTQGAGRGNLKPNKNCNLVSWASGCEPGWACSVGKDMQVDLKNSKEMPPRILDCQPCCEGFFCPRGLTCMIPCPLGAYCPLSKLNNDTGACDPYRYQPPPGQSNHSCGGADVWGDFVSTTELFCSAGFYCPTTTEKIPCTKGHYCRAGSTSQASCYKLAICESQTANQNITAYGIMFFGAITLILLIIYNCSGQVLSSREKKQAKSRERAAKSARETVQAREKWKSAKEIARKHATGLQSQLSRTFSRKKFVSQQDPHKAPSHARSRSEAALPPLPLGMSHAKAKKQTNLTKMVQELEENPDSHDGFNIEIGDKNMQTPEQVVDKNMKKPKAKQLHTKSQIFKYAYGQIEKEKALQEQNKNLTFSGVISMASEIEIRTRPPIEVCFKDLTLTLKGKNKHLLRCVTGKLSPGRVSAVMGPSGAGKTTFLSALTGKAAGCTTTGVILINGKPEPMQSYKKIIGFVPQDDIVHGNLTVEENLWFSARCRLAADLPKPEKVLVVERVIESLGLQPVRDSLVGTVEKRGISGGQRKRVNVGLEMVMEPSLLILDEPTSGLDSSSSQLLLRALRREALEGVNICMVVHQPSYTLFRMFDDLILLAKGGLTVYHGPVKTVEEYFAGIGIIVPDRVNPPDHFIDILEGIVKLPSTAVNYKDLPLRWMLHNGYPVPPDMLDSSGSRASSVGENSADGASPATATSDQSFTGDLWSEVKSNVEQKKDRMRYNFLAWKDLSNRKTPGILFQYKYFLGRVGKQRLREARMQAVDFLILLLAGICLGTLAEVSDETFGTMGYLYTVIAVPLLTKISALRSFSLDKLHYWRESACGMSSLAYFMAKDTIDHISTTIKPAVYLSMFYFFNNPRSSILDNYIVLLCVVYCVTGIAYALAIYFNPGQAQLLSVLLPVVLTLVARQDSSSIMGKIGDYCYTKWAMEAFIIANAKRYSGVWLITRCGALKQKGYALDHWYPSLISLLLLGVISRCVAFFLLVTFQKK